The Cydia fagiglandana chromosome 4, ilCydFagi1.1, whole genome shotgun sequence genome has a window encoding:
- the LOC134663728 gene encoding uncharacterized protein LOC134663728 — MAAAANRQPWCSLLDNGRGSGDRVNGGISISPCWATGWKRLQRPWGLNNPKKTNVEGLWGPTTYYLPLVKPYVMSESENSKPCEPTSARRRRVARLIDVKLETGEDPYANKMKIRKKKQEESINLSTWNVRGLNKKGKLENVIAEMVRLKIDIMGISETKLADSGRIDKDDATLFYTGNPSDQKSNYHGVGIMVSKELRKYVSNVTHFSNRCMMLNISAHPFNLNIIQVYAPTCDGDDQEVEEFYEGIEQLLKSVKSQDINIIMGDLNAKVGQGEEGKIVGKFGLGKRNDRGNRLVEFCSENNLVITNTWFQHPARRLYTWRSPADKPSHVVRNQIDYIMIKDRFRNSIIQVKTYPGADIKSDHNPVCAKMFLKLKKLKLPSSIMKVDINRLKDETVKTSVSVKLNNCIKPICEKGNNPLITYKDLVTEIRNITSEELTSKDTGKRQEWMTDDILILMNERRTYKNINEDKYNETDIKINREITIAREQWLTNKCKEIERLQQIHDSFNLHKQVKEFTDLNNKRFQGTLVNQNGNIVVDKKEACEVWQDYVLNLFKDDRIPTEPLSDLNLESPSILKSEFISALEHMKRRKALGPDGIAVEVLKLIHDYNIDNLVSLFNKFYQSDNMLPEDWLLSIFTPLPKKGQCQKLRRSSDDQRDESFPEGIFKNHTKKNLQENRGKHK, encoded by the coding sequence ATGGCGGCGGCGGCCAACAGGCAGCCGTGGTGCTCCCTGCTGGACAACGGACGGGGCTCTGGCGACCGAGTCAATGGCGGTATATCCATTTCCCCATGCTGGGCGACTGGCTGGAAGAGGCTGCAACGGCCTTGGGGTCTAAATAACCCCAAAAAGACGAATGTAGAAGGACTTTGGGGCCCCACTACATATTATTTGCCCTTAGTAAAACCATATGTCATGTCCGAATCAGAAAATAGTAAGCCATGTGAACCGACTAGCGCTCGGCGTCGAAGAGTTGCCAGGCTCATCGATGTTAAATTGGAGACTGGTGAAGATCCCTATGCGAATAAAATGAAGATTAGAAAGAAGAAACAAGAAGAAAGCATTAATTTGAGTACTTGGAACGTCAGAGGACTAAATAAAAAGGGTAAACTAGAAAATGTCATAGCAGAAATGGTAAGATTAAAGATAGATATAATGGGGATTAGTGAAACGAAACTAGCTGATAGCGGAAGAATTGACAAAGACGACGCCACGCTGTTTTATACGGGAAACCCATCCGATCAAAAATCTAACTACCACGGAGTTGGTATCATGGTGAGCAAGGAACTTCGGAAGTATGTTTCGAATGTGACTCACTTCTCTAATAGATGCATGATGCTAAATATCAGTGCTCATCCCTTCAACCTAAACATAATCCAAGTCTATGCTCCAACATGTGATGGTGATGACCAGGAAGTGGAAGAGTTTTATGAAGGAATAGAGCAGTTATTAAAGTCAGTAAAATCACAGGATATCAACATAATAATGGGGGACTTAAATGCAAAGGTGGGACAAGGAGAAGAAGGAAAAATTGTGGGGAAATTTGGTTTAGGAAAAAGGAATGATAGAGGAAACAGGCTCGTAGAATTTTGTTCCGAAAACAACTTGGTCATTACAAATACTTGGTTCCAACATCCTGCAAGGCGACTTTACACATGGCGCTCACCAGCTGACAAACCATCACATGTTGTAAGAAACCAGATCGACTACATTATGATAAAGGACAGATTTAGAAACTCCATCATTCAGGTCAAAACATATCCCGGGGCTGATATAAAATCTGACCATAACCCTGTTTGTGCCAagatgtttttaaaattaaagaaattgaaACTGCCATCCAGCATAATGAAAGTTGACATAAACCGCCTTAAAGATGAGACAGTTAAAACTTCAGTGAGTGTTAAACTTAACAACTGTATAAAACCTATATGCGAGAAGGGGAACAATCCCTTGATTACATATAAAGATCTTGTTACGGAAATAAGAAATATAACATCGGAAGAACTAACTAGTAAAGACACGGGAAAGCGACAAGAATGGATGACCGATGATATATTAATACTAATGAATGAAAGGCGgacttataaaaacataaatgaggataaatataatgaaacagATATAAAAATTAACAGGGAAATCACAATTGCAAGAGAACAGTGGTTGACTAATAAATGTAAAGAAATAGAAAGATTACAACAGATCCATGATAGTTTTAATCTGCACAAACAGGTAAAAGAGTTCACAGACTTAAATAATAAGAGATTTCAGGGTACACTCGTAAATCAAAATGGAAACATTGTTGTTGATAAAAAAGAGGCCTGCGAAGTCTGGCAAGATTATGTTCTAAATCTTTTTAAAGATGATAGGATACCGACTGAACCTCTAAGCGATCTCAACTTAGAGAGTCCATCAATACTGAAATCAGAATTTATATCAGCCTTAGAACATATGAAGCGTAGAAAAGCTTTGGGTCCCGATGGAATTGCGGTGGAAGTATTAAAATTGATACATGATTATAATATAGATAATTTAGTTTCattatttaacaaattttatcaatcAGACAATATGCTCCCTGAAGACTGGCTCTTGTCAATATTCACACCACTACCTAAAAAAGGCCAATGCCAAAAGCTGCGGCGATCATCGGATGATCAGCGTGATGAGTCATTTCCTGaaggtatttttaaaaatcatacAAAGAAGAATCTACAAGAAAATAGAGGAAAACATAAGTGA
- the LOC134663721 gene encoding LOW QUALITY PROTEIN: monocarboxylate transporter 13-like (The sequence of the model RefSeq protein was modified relative to this genomic sequence to represent the inferred CDS: deleted 2 bases in 1 codon), producing MSHEEVKSGNEMGAQESLSSSKSSVTPSPPPPDGGWGWVVVFASFMIHIVSEYFRSVDGLTYSFGVLYYEFLGYFQEGESKTVWIVSILCAITLSSGPLTSSLVNRLGCRLVTVFGALLAAACIIASAFAGNVLTLIITIGVGTGFGCGLIYLPAIVSVTVWFERYRSLATGIAVCGTPSPEGLGTFIFPHLTKGLISSYGWRGALVIIGALILNCIPLGFLFLPVPEVQKTTASEPMLSKQKKSVLNKSKSTEHMARANGRREDGDVARLTLSQPALNKSYEPKPQPHSRHGSGIMYRPDVLYQGSMTSLTKYRASTPVRIQTITKDEESKSPLSEMLDVSLLVNPIFVLFSVSNILTNIGFYIPYVYTVSMSNELGIENPEHLISIMGAATLVGRIVLGFISDKPWVNRLMVYNVCLGIAGMSMASAAVCTEFWGLAMYAATYGFTSGAYVGLTSVVLVDLSGMEKLTNAFGLLLFFQGIASLFGAPLAGWLVQVSGSYMPTFIGAGAFVSLSGVMLFVIPLMQRRRRTSPARARSP from the exons ATGTCTCACGAGGAGGTGAAAAGTGGCAACGAAATGGGTGCGCAGGAGTCGCTATCCTCGAGTAAGAGTTCGGTGACCCCGTCACCGCCGCCGCCCGATGGTGGCTGGGGCTGGGTCGTGGTTTTCGCCTCCTTCATGATACATATAGTCAGCGAGTATTTTAGGTCAG TTGATGGGCTGACTTATTCGTTCGGCGTTTTATATTATGAGTTCCTGGGCTACTTCCAAGAGGGCGAAAGCAAGACTGTGTGGATCGTCTCAATACTGTGTGCGATCACACTGAGCTCAG GCCCATTAACGAGTTCCCTCGTGAACCGTTTGGGCTGTCGTCTGGTGACGGTGTTCGGAGCCCTGCTGGCCGCGGCCTGCATCATTGCATCAGCATTCGCGGGCAACGTGCTGACGCTCATTATCACCATCGGCGTGGGCACCGGCTTCGGCTGCGGGCTCATCTACCTGCCCGCCATCGTCAGCGTCACTGTCTGGTTCGAGAGGTATAGGAGTCTTGCTACAG GCATTGCAGTGTGTGGAACG CCAAGTCCTGAAGGACTTGGAACGTTTATTTTTCCGCATTTAACAAAGGGTCTAATCTCCAGCTACGGATGGCGAGGTGCCTTGGTCATTATAGGTGCCCTTATATTAAACTGCATTCCATTAGGCTTTCTGTTCCTCCCAGTACCTGAAGTACAAAAAACAACGGCCAGCGAACCGATGCTttcaaaacaaaagaaatcggTACTAAACAAGTCTAAAAGTACTGAGCACATGGCTCGAGCTAACGGACGTAGAGAAGACGGCGATGTGGCTAGACTAACTCTCTCGCAGCCTGCTCTGAACAAATCTTACGAGCCTAAGCCGCAGCCACATTCTAGACATGGTAGCGGCATCATGTACAGACCAGATGTATTATATCAAGGAAGTATGACAAGCCTCACGAAATACCGGGCTTCAACTCCAGTAAGAATTCAGACTATAACCAAAGACGAAGAGTCTAAATCGCCGTTATCGGAAATGCTCGATGTATCTCTGTTGGTAAACCCCATATTTGTATTATTCTCTGTATCAAACATTTTGACTAATATAGGATTTTATATACCCTATGTTTATACTGTGAGTATGAGCAATGAGTTGGGCATTGAAAATCCGGAACATTTAATTTCTATAATGGGAGCGGCCACTTTAGTCGGAAGGATAGTTCTCGGCTTTATCAGCGACAAACCTTGGGTGAATCGGTTGATGGTGTACAATGTGTGCCTCGGGATAGCTGGCATGA GTATGGCTTCAGCAGCAGTGTGCACAGAGTTCTGGGGTCTAGCCATGTATGCGGCGACGTATGGCTTCACGTCCGGAGCATACGTGGGATTGACATCGGTGGTACTGGTAGATCTTTCTGGCATGGAGAAATTGACTAATGCCTTCGGGCTCTTGCTGTTTTTCCAAGGCATCGCGTCACTATTTGGGGCGCCTCTTGCAG GATGGCTGGTTCAAGTATCAGGCTCATATATGCCCACATTCATCGGAGCCGGAGCCTTCGTGTCCCTCAGCGGGGTGATGCTGTTCGTGATCCCATTGATGCAGCGACGCCGGCGCACAAGCCCTGCGCGGGCGCGCTCTCCTTAG
- the LOC134664160 gene encoding trypsin-like, protein MYFQQMLLIHSLAHAHGIMTGTNDDLLIYRPLTPPPKAVETSVAHHALVVYNRIYCSGSFIGSKLVLTVASCFEEDTDTDTIFVKYGVRNYMDKGQVIAVVEKKRHEFFQYKSYLDNDIALLVLKTHVKFEMGARKAVLIKPGTTIPHLSFVSVTGWGKDVAKVQENTILQSVMQITEQAECVKTYSEVVTASMFCVKYDLMNRQSDNGGAALYKGMIMGISSYGANLVDTPHIALFTNVSYFYQWIKLNTERLLQKHCSQELGDVVHNVIPDY, encoded by the exons ATGTATTT CCAACAAATGTTATTGATCCACTCTCTGGCCCACGCGCACGGCATCATGACTGGGACCAACGATGATTTACTCATATACCGGCCGTTAACCCCCCCGCCTAAAGCCGTGGAAACCTCGGTCGCGCACCACGCGCTCGTCGTCTACAACCGCATCTACTGCTCCGGGTCCTTCATCGGAAGCAAACTAGTACTTACCGTGGCCAGCTGCTTTGAGGAGGATACGGACACGGACACTATTTTTGTCAAGTATGGAGTTAGGAACTATATGGATAAAGG ACAGGTTATTGCCGTGGTTGAAAAAAAACGACATGAATTTTTCCAATACAAAAGCTACCTGGACAACGATATCGCGTTACTAGTACTTAAG aCACACGTCAAGTTCGAAATGGGTGCGAGAAAAGCCGTTTTAATCAAGCCAGGGACTACAATACCGCACCTTAGTTTTGTCTCGGTAACGGGGTGGGGAAAG GATGTTGCAAAAGTTCAAGAAAATACTATTCTACAATCCGTTATGCAGATCACAGAGCAGGCAGAATGCGTAAAGACCTACTCCGAGGTCGTCACCGCCTCGATGTTTTGTGTGAAATACGACTTA ATGAACCGCCAGAGTGACAACGGCGGCGCAGCCTTATACAAGGGTATGATCATGGGCATCTCCTCGTACGGCGCCAATCTCGTGGACACGCCCCACATCGCCTTGTTCACCAACGTTTCCTACTTTTACCA ATGGATCAAATTGAATACTGAGAGGCTGTTGCAGAAACATTGTTCGCAAGAATTAGGAGACGTAGTGCATAATGTGATACCAGATTACTGA
- the LOC134664159 gene encoding chymotrypsin-1-like: MLYQSRYTCFGFLFLVLITQTLCHKHRHKHAHVLTIEGKIVGGKPVPIEKFPHMAQLLNGGALCAGTILSSWAIMTAAHCFEFNQDIDDMEIHVGARYTYDSNAEVYDIWYFIIHEDYSKVMPFSCDIALIFVKQPVKFSVKTKKAVIANSDKWMVQGATHFSATGWGWIKYNGPLSSHGLMTTSLRYVPLDKCGQLHNLTMSEDMFCLYGNGKYDTCKGDSGGGVEWNGMVVGIVSHGDGCAQKDKPSVYANVWYLRSWVQKKLFEFQNEFCNKSITDGIRTENSSILRCNIK, encoded by the exons ATGTTATATCAATCCCGTTACACGTGTTTtggctttttatttttagttttgatTACACAAACATTATGTCATAAACATAGACACAAACACGCACATGTATTGACAATTGAGGGTAAAATAGTGGGAGGAAAGCCGGTCCCTATAGAGAAGTTCCCACATATGGCTCAGTTGCTGAATGGGGGGGCGCTGTGTGCCGGCACCATCCTATCGAGCTGGGCTATCATGACTGCGGCGCATTGCTTCGAATTTAACCAGGACATAGACGATATGGAAATTCACGTAG GAGCCAGATATACATACGATTCAAATGCTGAAGTGTACGATATATGGTATTTCATCATACATGAAGACTACAGTAAGGTCATGCCTTTTTCGTGCGACATCGCACTTATATTTGTGAAACAACCTGTCAAATTCTCCGTTAAGACAAAAAAGGCCGTTATTGCAAACTCAGACAAATGGATGGTGCAGGGCGCAACCCACTTCTCAGCTACGGGATGGGGCTGGATAAAA TACAATGGGCCGCTCTCCAGCCACGGCTTGATGACGACCAGTCTGCGCTACGTGCCGTTAGACAAATGCGGCCAGCTACACAACCTTACTATGTCCGAGGATATGTTCTGCTTGTATGGAAACGGAAAATATGACACTTGCAAAGGGGACtccggcggcggcgtggaatggAACGG gatgGTAGTAGGAATTGTATCGCACGGTGATGGCTGCGCTCAAAAAGACAAGCCCAGCGTGTATGCCAACGTTTGGTACCTCAGAAGCTGGGTACAGAAGAAACTGTTTGAATTTCAAAATGAGTTTTGCAACAAATCGATTACTGACGGAATCAGGACGGAAAACTCAAGTATTCTAAGgtgtaatataaaataa
- the LOC134663680 gene encoding trypsin epsilon-like, with amino-acid sequence MLILAASRYIFDHHRQQHSVWDFRIHPDYNTSALFSDDIAIIFIEDMFLFDRHVQPAKLVNTDRWMRETGTTFTATGWGQTSEDGELSLKGLMEAKLRFIPRKECLKEYQGVIFSHDMFCLYGNGTSDTCKGDSGGGILWNNMIVGIVSHGKGCLKYPGVYSNVYYYTGWIQNTTEELYQKYCRFQSFG; translated from the exons ATGTTGATACTGGCAG CATCGCGTTACATCTTTGATCATCATAGGCAACAGCACAGTGTCTGGGATTTTAGGATCCATCCGGATTATAATACTTCAGCTTTATTCTCTGATGACATAGCCATCATTTTCATAGAAGATATGTTCCTCTTCGATCGCCACGTGCAGCCCGCGAAGCTCGTCAATACTGATCGGTGGATGAGAGAAACTGGGACTACGTTCACAGCGACTGGATGGGGACAGACTTCG GAAGATGGTGAACTATCTTTGAAAGGTCTCATGGAAGCAAAATTACGCTTTATTCCACGCAAGGAATGCTTGAAAGAATACCAAGGAGTGATATTCAGCCATGACATGTTCTGCCTTTACGGGAATGGGACTAGTGATACATGTAAAGGAGACTCAGGAGGAGGCATCTTGTGGAATAA CATGATTGTGGGCATCGTGTCGCACGGCAAAGGCTGCTTGAAGTATCCCGGCGTTTATTCCAATGTCTACTACTACACGGGCTGGATACAGAACACTACCGAAGAActgtatcaaaaatattgtcgATTTCAGTCATTTGGTTAG
- the LOC134663687 gene encoding trypsin epsilon-like, with product MDERNTYYNFEGKIVGGHSVPIEKFPFAVQVFNYGALCGGTVLSSWAILTAAHCFNNNKNVKDIHVRVGAKYIYDMTAVSYKIWYFVEHEDYNKEAPFACDIALIFTRRPIKFNKRTQRAMIVQSNKWMNEREKNFKATGWGFTSYRGSMSSSGLMETHLRFVSLKNCRRKHRGIRLTEDMFCLDGDGKRDTCQGDSGGAILWKGQVVGLVSHGEGCAQKDKPGIYTNVHYFLPWMKMKIKEAHRKYCIKLVGNKNIGK from the exons ATGGATGAAAGAAATACGTATTATAACTTTGAGGGTAAAATAGTTGGCGGCCATTCAGTTCCGATAGAGAAGTTTCCGTTCGCCGTGCAAGTGTTTAACTATGGAGCGCTGTGTGGCGGCACTGTCCTGTCCAGTTGGGCCATCTTGACCGCAGCTCACTGCttcaacaacaacaaaaacgtAAAGGATATACATGTGCGTGTCG GTGCTAAGTATATATATGACATGACAGCTGTTTCGTATAAAATATGGTATTTCGTCGAGCATGAAGATTACAATAAGGAAGCTCCTTTTGCTTGTGATATCGCATTAATATTTACAAGAAGGCCAATCAAATTCAATAAGAGAACACAAAGGGCAATGATCGTGCAATCAAACAAGTGGATGAATGAAAGAGAAAAGAATTTTAAGGCGACAGGTTGGGGATTCACGTCG TACCGTGGTTCGATGTCCAGTTCGGGGTTAATGGAGACCCATCTACGCTTTGTGTCATTAaagaattgtagaagaaagcaCCGCGGCATTCGGTTGACAGAGGATATGTTCTGCCTGGACGGCGACGGCAAACGGGACACCTGTCAGGGAGACTCTGGTGGAGCCATTTTATGGAAGGG GCAGGTCGTGGGGCTGGTTTCGCATGGCGAAGGTTGCGCACAAAAGGACAAGCCAGGCATATACACGAATGTTCATTACTTCTTGCCTTGGATGAAGATGAAAATTAAGGAAGCTCACAGAAAATACTGTATAAAACTAGTAGGGAATAAAAACATAGGTAAATAA